One window from the genome of Mastacembelus armatus chromosome 18, fMasArm1.2, whole genome shotgun sequence encodes:
- the LOC113145039 gene encoding trichohyalin isoform X2, whose protein sequence is MDTADENCSPVTVTNGDDSLQAAMDAQHAPALPELRLVLLGRKGTGKSAAGNTILGGVAGFESGKPTEECVKRRADVVGRKVTVVDTPGWEWYYPLNSTPNWVRRETLRSVSLCPPGPHAVLLVVRSCASVTERYISEIEEHLEPLGKGVWDHTVLLFTRGDELGLTSMEQRILTSGLGLQRLLHKCGNRYHVLNNRSKGDGTQVKELIRKLEQMVERKKEGCSHLEMDNMILLGLEADGKRRARERRKKQRQMEAQMQRGTIKAALMSDGPQGSELDAHQSFSKTSRRLPEIRLVLLGERETGKSSAGNTILNKTGFFKAGAVTDECVRQQAEVAMRLVTVVDTPGWEAGVAGATPERVKREIVGSAALCPPGPHALLLTLRVDTLVRAGHVREHLELLGEGVWRHTILLFTHSDQLREGVDIQQHIQSGGRDLQSLLEKCRGRYHVISSVDGGSRGITKVTQLLEKVEKMATTNRCEAFCGLVQEVRDLSRQRNEKFNQRLKEMGDKMLRQEAELKNMREREMKSIRWFFDRKKKVKSPGKPDVQREEEEDEDRRTDGKKNDIGELEERMRWLTEDKEREVQDLSVENGRINVALDQIRQEREVVMRKLELKEREIEELKERIDEQQLKLLDFERTAAEKEHERKQREDAIRAKKQEWREEVEKLEETINLHKKENSEWMEKCDSLKAEMDQTKSHYDDVLERKEQERVKEMTEMEQKLTKEMDRKLLEKDKEQEELRNKASKEKQVTLDNVKQYEKDMEKKVEEMKSQHMKELERKMKEKETEIQDLKLKYEEEMHRQVSETEKLIETMKVQHQEKIEQTLKEKEDHMERVKQQHAAEIKHIQQEKQRETAELKELLAKENDKHVQTQKKVIEELEQKYLAKIEQKRTEYEKDKEMIHLNHKNDMTQKMQEKENEAEILKKQHQEEMAIKMNEMEKVMEAKRNETDRKVKEKEEDVKRVQQQCLEKIRDIEQEKQRESEALKEKFAEEMEKQLQGRRAEIRELQQKYAAQIEEKVLENEKEKEMINQKHEKYIAGKLQERERLTEELQRQHLKETEEKMQESEKEKARYRNEMEEKMDEKEKEIREMNLNVEQLNKMLQEKEEKEKDNFNYRKETDQKLAEKEKEILEMKLNVKEMTEKLQQKEEKEISLLNYMKETEEKLVGKEREILEIKERVKQTLRQTKEENEREKLNHKKQMEQKLEEQQRMIEKLNQHIKDIDEILQRKEEERGEIILNQKKEAEQRLRDREGEMEQMKEKLLKEMERRVKDKELEIESIKQQAHSVESRWKEEQKKKDEKEIEMNRLIELIKNKTEEITEARSLLAQRDSEIDEAQKSCTSYLREIEELTESNKNQSSSITEIQQRHMEQERKKEAEMMNLNEKLREKEEELDHLRQRDGENEKEIGQLRLTIEQTKSELKQLTSKMEEEMTTMIQEYEKEIARRKEKLEAAAKEKDDAVSRLEKESLRSISDVTEKYTESQRKVEELQEQNEKIRKETENLKIQCEELRKDSEEKVRKHLMRYEEQAKSKESEIQNILTEKDVEVRTLKEANNRLQVEVERMKERADEVERQMKELKDHLERQRLENEETEHKILKREKVVEEREQGLSKKELKLDAKEEELVEKEAMLENKEQELKQLEATLEIREKEQEEKDKHESDVKTRAQNIEIKERELEKLLRALEGKQKELNCHGQDLQTKVKGLKDQGKELKDREHYLKNEEQELLNWKSELQMRNEHVNFTTQQLDEMGRDLALLKEELQNKERNLKSSLKKLNQWEQSLEMREAELCKREQQVLETKHEVDNKTRESVFSLEAESSDDDIHLMLPEVSERQETDKGETANSKEGQMLKTAPSAAGSNNCHVERQEVIEMAEEKERTRGKGAETRNNKGRDIKEKQEVVRGLRVLSPSQSYRSSNNKESPGSNLRVMVLGESWSSRSPAGVTILGGDPSKIDESTFRSWRGQIAGRHLAVVEPLGLSWRDGPDPTNAAQRRSILDSISWCHPGPHIVLLLMPAFLTCTQKYRRAVEQHMSLLGEAIWQRTLVLFTWGETLGVSAEQHILRNGELMGVIERCGGRYHVLTSRKDNSVTKGLFEKMEDMTALNEL, encoded by the exons ATGGACACTGCAGATGAGAACTGCAGCCCAGTCACTGTGACGAACGGTG ATGACAGCCTGCAGGCCGCCATGGATGCTCAACACGCTCCTGCACTACCAGAACTTAGACTGGTCCTCCTGGGCAGGAAAGGAACCGGGAAGAGTGCGGCAGGCAACACCATCCTGGGGGGAGTAGCAGGGTTTGAGAGCGGGAAGCCCACAGAGGAGTGTGTGAAAAGGCGAGCTGATGTGGTGGGAAGAAAGGTCACAGTGGTGGACACCCCCGGGTGGGAGTGGTACTACCCGCTCAACAGCACCCCTAACTGGGTGAGGAGAGAAACTTTGCGGAGTGTGTCGCTTTGCCCCCCTGGACCTCACGCTGTGCTTCTGGTGGTTCGGTCCTGTGCTTCAGTGACAGAGCGCTACATCAGTGAGATAGAGGAGCACCTGGAGCCACTGGGAAAAGGAGTTTGGGACcatactgtgctgctgttcaccAGAGGAGATGAACTGGGCCTGACATCCATGGAGCAACGTATCCTGACAAGCGGCCTGGGACTCCAGAGACTCCTCCACAAGTGTGGGAACAGATACCATGTTTTGAACAATCGGAGTAAAGGAGACGGGACTCAGGTTAAAGAACTGATTAGGAAGCTGGAGCAGATGgtggaaaggaagaaagaaggaTGTAGCCATTTAGAGATGGATAATATGATCCTGTTGGGTCTGGAAGCAGACGGGAAGAGGAGGgcgagggagaggaggaagaaacagAGGCAGATGGAGGCACAGATGCAGAGGGGGACCATCAAAGCTGCTCTAATGA GCGATGGCCCTCAGGGATCGGAACTAGATGCCCATCAATCCTTCTCCAAGACTTCCAGACGTCTGCCTGAGATTAGACTGGTCCTCCTGGGAGAGCGGGAGACTGGAAAGAGTTCTGCTGGGAATACCATCCTCAACAAAACGGGCTTCTTCAAAGCAGGGGCGGTAACAGATGAGTGCGTCCGTCAGCAAGCGGAGGTGGCCATGCGGCTGGTGACTGTAGTAGACACGCCGGGCTGGGAGGCAGGTGTGGCGGGTGCTACACCCGAGAGAGTGAAGAGGGAGATTGTTGGCAGTGCGGCCTTGTGCCCTCCAGGGCCCCATGCACTCCTCCTGACTCTGAGGGTGGACACGCTGGTGAGAGCAGGACATGTAAGGGAACACCTGGAACTTTTAGGGGAGGGTGTATGGAGACACACTATCTTGCTATTCACCCACAGCGATCAGCTTCGAGAGGGGGTTGACATCCAGCAGCACATCCAGAGTGGGGGCAGGGACCTCCAGTCGCTGCTGGAGAAGTGCAGAGGCAGGTACCATGTCATCAGCAGCGTAGACGGAGGAAGCAGAGGAATCACTAAGGTGACACAACTGCTGGAGAAGGTGGAAAAGATGGCAACTACAAACAGGTGCGAGGCTTTCTGTGGTCTGGTTCAGGAGGTCCGGGATCTGAGTCGACAGCGGAATGAAAAGTTCAACCAGCGCCTGAAGGAGATGGGAGATAAGATGCTCCGCCAGGAGGCAGAGTTGAAGAacatgagagagagggagatgaaaaGCATTAGATGGTTTTTtgacaggaagaagaaagtGAAATCACCCGGGAAGCCTGACGTTCaaagggaagaagaggaagatgaggacaGGAGGACTGACGGAAAGAAGAATGACATTGGTGAGCTGGAGGAGAGGATGAGATGGTTGACGGAGGATAAGGAGAGAGAAGTTCAGGATCTAAGTGTAGAAAATGGGAGGATCAACGTAGCACTAGACCAAATCAGACAAGAAAGAGAGGTTGTGATGCGTAAGCTGGAGctaaaagagagggagattgaGGAGCTGAAAGAAAGAATTGATGAACAGCAACTGAAGCTTCTTGACTTCGAACGCACCGCTGCAGAAAAAGAacatgagagaaaacagagggaagATGCCATCAGAGCAAAGAAACAGGAGTGGAGGGAGGAAGTAGAGAAACTGGAGGAAACTATAAACCTGCACAAGAAAGAAAATTCAGAGTGGATGGAAAAATGTGATTCTTTAAAAGCTGAAATGGATCAAACAAAAAGCCACTATGATGATGTtctggagagaaaagaacaagaaagagTCAAGGAGATGACAGAAATGGAGCAAAAACTAACAAAAGAGATGGACAGAAAACTGcttgagaaagacaaagagcaaGAAGAACTAAGAAACAAAGCCTCAAAGGAAAAGCAGGTAACTCTGGACAATgtaaaacaatatgaaaaagaCATGGAGAAAAAAGTAGAAGAAATGAAATCACAACATATGAaagagttagagagaaaaatgaaagagaaagaaacagagatcCAAGACCTGAAACTGAAGTACGAGGAGGAAATGCACAGACAAGttagtgaaactgaaaaacttATAGAAACAATGAAAGTTCAGCACCAAGAAAAAATTGAGCAGAcgctgaaagaaaaagaagatcaTATGGAGAGAGTCAAACAACAGCATGCTGCTGAAATAAAGCACAtacagcaagaaaaacaaagagagactGCAGAGCTGAAAGAGCTCTTGGCTAAAGAAAACGACAAACACGTGCAAACACAGAAGAAAGTGATAGAAGAGCTGGAACAAAAGTACCTTGCCAAAATAGAACAAAAACGGACAGAATACGAAAAAGACAAGGAAATGATTCATCTGAACCATAAAAACGACATGACACAGAAGAtgcaagagaaagaaaatgaggcAGAAATCTTAAAAAAGCAGCATCAGGAAGAAATggcaataaaaatgaatgaaatggaaaaagtgatGGAGGCaaagagaaatgaaacagacagaaaagtgaaagaaaaggaagaagatgtAAAAAGGGTTCAGCAACAGTGTCTTGAAAAAATAAGGGACATAGAGCAAGAAAAACAACGAGAAAGTGAAGCGCTGAAAGAAAAGTTCGCAgaagaaatggagaaacaaCTGCAGGGAAGACGAGCAGAGATAAGAGAGTTACAACAGAAATACGCTGCTCAAATAGAAGAAAAGGTGCTAGAAAatgagaaggagaaggaaatgattaatcaaaaacatgaaaaatacattgCGGGAAAAttgcaagagagagagaggttaaCAGAAGAGCTACAACGTCAGCACCttaaagaaactgaagaaaaaatgcaggagagtgaaaaagaaaaagcaagatACAGGAACGAGATGGAGGAGAAGatggatgaaaaagaaaaagagattaGAGAAATGAATCTGAATGTCGAACAACTAAACAAGATGCTgcaagaaaaggaagagaaagaaaaggataattttaattacagaaaagaaacagatcaAAAACtggctgaaaaagaaaaagaaatcttgGAGATGAAACTAAATGTCAAAGAAATGACGGAGAAACTGCAacaaaaggaagagaaagaaatcaGTCTTTTAAACTACATGAAAGAAACGGAGGAAAAGCTTgtgggaaaagaaagagaaatattagaaataaaagaacGAGTAAAACAAACCCTGCGAcagacaaaagaggaaaacGAAAGAGAGAAACTAAATCACAAAAAACAGATGGAGCAAAAACTAGAAGAACAACAACGAATGATAGAAAAGCTGAACCAGCATATAAAGGATATCGATGAAATCctgcaaagaaaagaagaagagaggggagaaatTATTCTAAACCaaaagaaagaggcagagcAACGACTccgagacagagagggagagatggagcagatgaaagaaaagcttttaaagGAAATGGAGAGAAGGGTAAAAGACAAAGAGTTAGAGATTGAAAGTATCAAACAGCAGGCCCACTCCGTGGAGTCGAGATGGAAGgaagagcagaagaagaaggatgaGAAAGAAATAGAGATGAACAGACTGATAGagctcattaaaaacaaaacagaagaaataacaGAAGCGCGAAGTCTCCTtgcacagagagacagtgaaatCGATGAGGCACAAAAGTCATGTACAAGCTACTTAAGAGAAATCGAAGAGCTGACAGAAAGCAACAAAAACCAGAGCTCCAGTATCACCGAGATCCAGCAGCGTCACAtggagcaggagaggaagaaagaggcTGAAATGATGAACTTGAATGAAAAACTgcgagagaaagaagaggagctTGACCACCTGAGACAGAGAGACGGAGAAAACGAAAAAGAGATCGGCCAGCTGAGGCTAACAATCGAGCAAACAAAGTCGGAGCTGAAGCAGCTCACCAGCAAGATGGAAGAGGAAATGACAACCATGATTCAGGAATATGAAAAGGAGATTgcgagaagaaaagagaagctAGAAGCAGCTGCAAAGGAGAAGGACGATGCTGTGAGTCGTCTGGAGAAAGAAAGTCTGCGAAGTATTTCGGACGTCACCGAGAAATACACCGAGAGCCAAAGGAAAgttgaggagctgcaggagcaAAATGAGAAGATTAGAAAGGAGACAGAGAATCTTAAAATACAGTGTGAGGAGCTGAGGAAGGACAGTGAAGAAAAAGTTAGGAAACATCTGATGAGATATGAAGAGCAGGCAAAGAGCAAAGAGTCTGAAATCCAAAACATTCTTACAGAGAAAGATGTGGAGGTCAGGACATTAAAAGAGGCTAATAACAGACTACAAGTGGAGGTAGAAAGGATGAAAGAAAGAGCTGATGAGGTAGAAAGGCAGATGAAGGAACTGAAAGATCATTTAGAGAGACAAAGGTTAGAGAACGAGGAAACTGAACATAAAAtcttaaaaagggaaaaagttGTAGAGGAAAGGGAACAGGGCCTGAGTAAAAAAGAACTTAAATTGGATGCAAAAGAGGAAGAGCTCGTAGAAAAAGAGGCAATGcttgaaaacaaagaacaagAGCTAAAACAACTGGAAGCAACCCTGGAGATAcgagagaaagagcaagaggaAAAAGATAAACACGAGAGCGATGTGAAAACGAGAGCACAAAATATTGAGATAAAGGAAAGGGAGTTAGAAAAGCTGCTCAGAGCTCTGGAGGGCAAACAAAAAGAGCTGAACTGTCACGGTCAAGACCTTCAGACTAAAGTAAAGGGACTAAAAGATCAAGGGAAAGAACTGAAGGATCGAGAGCACTACTTAAAAAACGAAGAGCAGGAGCTGCTCAACTGGAAGTCAGAGTTACAGATGCGAAATGAGCATGTGAACTTTACAACTCAGCAGCTGGACGAGATGGGCAGAGATCTGGCTTTGCTGAAAGAAGAGCttcaaaacaaagagagaaatttAAAGAGCTCTCTGAAAAAACTAAACCAATGGGAACAGAGTCTCGAAATGCGAGAGGCAGAATTGTGTAAAAGAGAGCAACAAGTTCTAGAGACCAAACATGAGGTTGACAACAAGACGAGAGAGAGTGTGTTCAGTCTGGAAGCTGAGAGCTCGGATGATGATATCCATCTAATGCTCCCAGAGGTCAGTGAGAGACAGGAAACTGATAAAGGAGAAACTGCAAACAGTAAAGAGGGTCAGATGCTGAAAACAGCACCGTCAGCTGCAGGGAGCAATAACTGTCACGTTGAAAGACAAGAAGTGATTGAAATGGctgaggaaaaggaaaggacGAGAGGAAAGGGAGCAGAGACGAGGAACAATAAAGGCAGAGACATCAAAGAAAAGCAGGAGGTCGTCAGAGGTTTGAGGGTGTTATCTCCAAGTCAGAGTTACAGAAGCTCAAACAACAAAGAGTCTCCTGGGTCAAATCTGAGAGTGATGGTGTTAGGGGAGTCCTGGTCGTCTCGCTCCCCAGCTGGAGTCACCATCCTGGGGGGAGACCCGTCCAAAATTGATGAATCTACCTTCAGGTCTTGGAGAGGTCAGATAGCCGGGAGACACCTGGCAGTTGTAGAGCCACTAGGCTTGAGCTGGAGAGACGGACCAGATCCAACAAACGCTGCGCAAAGGAGGAGCATTCTCGACAGCATCTCCTGGTGTCACCCAGGACCCCACATCGTCCTCCTGCTCATGCCGGCCTTCTTAACCTGCACTCAGAAGTACAGGAGAGCAGTGGAGCAGCACATGAGCTTGCTCGGGGAAGCGATTTGGCAGCGCACCCTGGTGCTGTTCACATGGGGGGAAACTTTAGGGGTGAGCGCAGAGCAGCACATCCTGAGGAATGGGGAATTAATGGGGGTCATAGAGAGATGTGGGGGCAGGTATCATGTGCTGACCAGCAGGAAGGACAACTCTGTGACTAAAGGACTGTTTGAGAAGATGGAGGACATGACGGCTCTGAACGAACTGTAA